The Eptesicus fuscus isolate TK198812 chromosome 20, DD_ASM_mEF_20220401, whole genome shotgun sequence genome contains the following window.
GAGGAAGGCAGATGGTAACGTGCTAAACGTGATGTATGATGTTAACTGTCACGTGATAGGGAGTTACTGGGAAGGGGAGATGACAGGGCTACTTTAGATAGGCTGGTCAGGAACGGCCTCTCTGAAGAGGCGACGTTGGAACAAAGCCCTAAATAAAGGATGAAAAGAGTCAGCTGTccgccctaaccagtttttctcagtggctagagcgtcggcctgcagactgaaggggcccgggttcgattttggtcaagggtgcgtacctagattgcaggctcctccctggccagggccctggttggggcttgtgcaggaggcaaccagtgatgtgtttctctcacatcaatatttccatctttccctctctcttccactctctctaaaaaatcaatggaaaaatatccttgagtgaggattaaaacaaaacaaaaaagagtcaGCTATCCAAATACCCGGAAGCAGGATCAGCGACATAATTTGTGCAGCTCAGTGCAAAGGGCTCTTTATTAAAAACCAGTAAGaaggccctggctagtgtggctcagttggttgtaggttcaatttccagtcggAGCATGTACCTggcttgtgggttcaatcctgggtTGGGGCAGGTACGGAAGGCAGcgaattgatgttctctctcacattgatgttcccccccctcccccttcctctctctaaaatccataagcATATCCTTGTGTAaggtttatttattaaatatattttattgattttttacagagaggaagggagagggatagagagttagaaacatcgatgggagagaaacatggatcagctgcctcctgcacaccctctactggggatgtgcccgcaacccaggtacatgcccttgaccggaatccaacctgggacccttcagtccacaggccaacgctctatccactgagccaaaccggttagggctccttgtgtaaggatttaaaaaaatattaagttcaagacagtgacagcagagcattaagcAAAGCATGGGGCTTTTTTGATGGGAGGCATTGAAATTGCAGAGTGACATACAGAGGTGAAATTCCTGCTCTTGCCTAGTTTGCTTAGGGCCCATTGGGGGCAGACAGGAGACAGGTTAgccataaacaaacaaatggtTGCAGAAGGCTGAGAGCTACAggtcggggtggggagggggtgaagaGGCAGGGAAGGATTCCAGGCACAGACTGGCTGTGACCCATCCTCCTCATGTTCTCTCTTTAGGCCTCTGACTCTCCTAAGAGCCCAGAAACACCCCCTGAACCTCATGACCCTGCTGGTTCCCTGCCCCTGACACCCCGGATGGAGAGCCACTCAGAGGAGGAAGATCCTTCCGGGGCTGGCGGTGGCCTGGGCTGCAATAGCAGGGGTCCCCGCACCCAGAACCCCCGGAGCTACTCCGTGGAGGCGGTGCTGGGCCGCAAGAAGCACCGCCGGCGGCCCTCCAAGCGCAAGCGGCACTGGCGGCCCTACCTGGAGCTGAGCTGGGATGAGAAGCAACAGCGGGACGAGAGGCAGAGCCAGAGGGCCTCCCGGCTCCGAGAGGAGATGTTCGCCAAGGGCCAAGCCGTGGCGCCCTACAACACCACCCAGTTCCTGATGAACGACCGAAACCCCGAGGAGCCTGACCTGGATGTGCCCCAGGGGgcctcccacccaggctccagTGAAGAGAGCGAGGCCGAGGACAGTGGCGGGCCGGTCCAAGCTCCTGGCGAGTTCCAGCAGAGGGACTTCTCGGAGACCTATGAGCGCTTCCACACGGAGAGCCTGCAGGGCCGCAGCAAGCAGGAGCTGGTGCAAGACTACCTGGATCTGGAGCGGAGGCTGTCGCTGGCGGAGGAGGAGACCAGGAggctgcagcagctgcaggggcGCGCCAGCCGCCAGTCCTGTCGCCAGGTGGAGGAACTGGCTGCTGAGGTGGAGAGGCTCCGGACAGAGAACCAGCGGCTTCGGCAGGAGAATGAGATGTGGAATCAAGAGGGCAGCCTTGGCAACGGGGAGCCAGGCACCTAGGGGTGCCCCCTTACCAGTTTAGCCCAAGGAGACAGTTGCATTTCATACACATGTAGGCCCGCTGGGTCTCAAGGTGGCAGGTGGTGGATGAAAATCACTCCCAGCACCCCCCGTGTCCCCTGAGAACAGCTTGACTTCCACCTTGTCGTTTCCACAATTTGTTCTttgatggcattttttttttttttttttcatttcagagaggaagggagatggagagagagatagaaacatcaatgatgagaatcattgctcagctgcctcctgcacgccccactctggggatcgagctcacaaccggggcatgtgcccgtgaccagaatcgaactcggaaCCATTCAgaccgcaggccaatgctctatccactgagccaacccggctagggtaATGGCAtcttatttttcacagagaaaataaatggttttggtGAAATCAAATGCAGTGGCTGGGACTGGTTTCACTGGGGCTCTGAGGTCGAAGGCACATTCATCCCAGAAAGGCTTGGGACTTGGGGTCCTGATGCCTCCTTGCCCCGAGCCTGGGAGGACAGCAGACTTCTGCACTGGGGCCCTATCGAGCTCTCCAGGATGCCTGAATTCTGCTCTGTGTGGTGGGGAGCAGTCAGACTGCTCTGAAGGTTTCATAGAGGGGGGTGTAGAGGTGGGAGGGGGCTCCATCAGGAGCCCCCGGGTTCAGCCAGAACTTGACTTAAGATGCCAGAtcgctgggaggagctgggagcttccccagaggagagagggctgggatCTTGGAGAAGGCCCAAGTCCAGGGGTTCCTTCAGGGTGTGCTCCCAGGTTCCCTTGTGTTCTCCCTGTCTTCCCCACAGTCCAGAGGGCTGGGCTAGATGAGGTATGGGTGCCTTGTGTCTCCTTGTCCTGGATAGCCCCTACCCCCCAcatctggcagccaggggaagggcaCTTACAAGGAAGCATGCAAGGGAAGTTTTCTCCTCGTGGGAAATCAGCCCAAGCAGCAGAGGACAGTGAATGGATCCTAGCGGAGCTGTGGCCTGGCTTTCCTGGAGCGCTCTGCAGCTGTGCACCCTCTCCTCTGAGCCCAATCACCGGCACGGTTAATCCCCGCTGAGGGAAGCCCCTCACCTACCTGCACATCATCGACAGCTGAGTCAGCCTGGATGATGCAGATACCTCCAGCGTGCCAGCAGTATTGGGCTCTGAAGCGAGCTCATACACCCCTGCTCGATGGAAACGGAGATGAACCCTGTATGTTGCCAGGACAACTTTCATTTCTGCCCTGCCACACCCAGGCCTCACCAGAAAAGCAAGGTGCGAGAACAGATTCTAGGAAGGGATGGGATTCAAGAGAATAGAATAAAATCTCCCATCCCGGTGGGGTCTGCCCCTGGAACTCTGGCCAAGGGTGTCAGCCCCCTTCCGTATACCTGTCAGGAAGGGCCAGAGGCATGACTGTCCCACTTTGCAggtgggaaacccaagccttagAGTGTGACTTTTGGGACTCTAAGAATGCTGACCTAAGGCCTGCCTTCCCCTTTGGGTTACCAGCCAGGGACCCATCGGCCCCTGGGCAGCCTCTCTGCTGCTGCATTCCTCAGCATAGAgcctgagggagaggggaggggcaagGCCATGGGCCAGGaccaagggtatgtacctggagggtgtgtgtgtgtgtgtgtgtgtgtgtgtgtgtgtgtgtgtgtgtgtgttagtaactaggagggaagagaagattccagagggctgctggagtgtGTGGGGGATGGTGTGGGTGCGGGGGGATGGGTGTGGAGGTGTGTCCGGAGATGGCTTGGGCCAGCTGTCCCTGAGTAGGCAAGATCTTCTcacaggggaggggcaggtgagaaGTTCAGCCCTTCTTGGCCCAGAGCTGAGGAGCTTGGAGACAGGAAAGCTGCCAGCTGGCCCTCTctaccccaacacacacagacacacacaccgagattccccacacccccaaacacacacttGGTCAGGGTTGTACCTAGGTGGGTTAATATTCCCAaggtggccctggcctgtgtgactgTTGGTTGGGCAtgatcctgtgcactgaaaggttgccagttcaattcccagtcagggcacatgcccaggttgcagacttcatcaatgtttctccccccccccccccctctctctctctcaataaaaatatggtgtttgtttgttttttttaaaaaagggggcagGATGGGGCAAGATGAAAACGAAGAAAAGGGTGTGAGCTGGGAAAGTGTCAGGAGGAGCTGAAAGGGATTCATGAAGAAGTCAgtgtcaccccctccccccatctggtTCCCTGACCTCAGTGCCCTCCCACCCAGTGGAGCTGGGGGTCTCCAGGCTCAGCTCTGGGGAGAGGCGGCTCAGCTACAGCTGGTGGCCAGGCACAGGTTCATTGtgcctcccccctttccctctccactGGTCCTGAGCCTGAGCTTCTCCCTACCCACCACAATGATGTAAGCTCCAATTTACAGCCCCCCATCTccaaccccacccctccccgcttcAGCTGGGAAGATGGGCTTGGACacactcccttctcttcctccggCCTTTCCAGAGCAAATGCCCAGTGCCTTTCTCTCTCATGTCCATTTGCTTTCCAGGACCTTCTTGGTCACCCGGgccaagggagggaggcccagaaGGCAGATGTTTGTTTCATAAGAGTGATTGCAGAAGCTTCCCACCACTCATACCCTGGCCTGGGACGCTCATTTCTTCTCCATCCAAGACCCCCACCTCAGTGGAAACTCCTGTGTTCAGTGGACAGACCCTGCCCGCAATAGGGTCAGGGAATGAGGAGAGGTAGTGAGGTGGACAAAGGAGCTGAGCAGGCAGGAAGAAGCTGCCAGGAAGTAGGGAAGGGGTCGAGGTGAAGTAATTCAGTTCATGAGGAAAGAGGGTAGCCAGGTCCCATTGCCTCTATTGGGTGCAGGCAAGGACGGCGCTGTCCCTTTAAGTGGGGGTGCCAGTCAATGCCCTCCCCCAGCCAACCCAATTCCTGGGCACACTGAGCATGTGCAGGAGCTGTgcaagtggaggggagggaagcagagggatAGATTCCGGAGGGAACTCCTCACCCCCCCTACTTCCTGTAgctgccccactctccttcctgggTCTGACAAAGGGGCCACGGTGCTCCCCCAGGTTCTGCTCCCATCACCTTCCCCCATCCCAGACCCCAGTGGGTGCTGCCTGCAAGGGTGTGATGGGCAGGCCCCCTCTGCCCTGGGAATTCTCAGGCAGCTCCCCCGCTGCCCAGAGGTGGCACACACACTTAGCCCAGTGACATCCTCACTTCCCTGGTGTAGGCGGTGGATAATCTACCTGTTGCTTAACGTGTTTGCTTTCATTCCACTGGTGCCAGAGGTTTTAAAAGATCCATATACCCGTGACGACGCTCtgctctgaaaattaaaaacagctaAAAAGATGaggtccctgccccacccccagga
Protein-coding sequences here:
- the HEXIM2 gene encoding protein HEXIM2 isoform X1: MEEAKASDSPKSPETPPEPHDPAGSLPLTPRMESHSEEEDPSGAGGGLGCNSRGPRTQNPRSYSVEAVLGRKKHRRRPSKRKRHWRPYLELSWDEKQQRDERQSQRASRLREEMFAKGQAVAPYNTTQFLMNDRNPEEPDLDVPQGASHPGSSEESEAEDSGGPVQAPGEFQQRDFSETYERFHTESLQGRSKQELVQDYLDLERRLSLAEEETRRLQQLQGRASRQSCRQVEELAAEVERLRTENQRLRQENEMWNQEGSLGNGEPGT
- the HEXIM2 gene encoding protein HEXIM2 isoform X2; the protein is MESHSEEEDPSGAGGGLGCNSRGPRTQNPRSYSVEAVLGRKKHRRRPSKRKRHWRPYLELSWDEKQQRDERQSQRASRLREEMFAKGQAVAPYNTTQFLMNDRNPEEPDLDVPQGASHPGSSEESEAEDSGGPVQAPGEFQQRDFSETYERFHTESLQGRSKQELVQDYLDLERRLSLAEEETRRLQQLQGRASRQSCRQVEELAAEVERLRTENQRLRQENEMWNQEGSLGNGEPGT